A genomic stretch from Natronincola ferrireducens includes:
- a CDS encoding sensor histidine kinase codes for MRFDIENKILIPFMIVLVLSIVTLGMVSYWNGYQLLLTNEIQNRYYHLEEIILHIEDIHLQVLEGRLSLGEAKLKVIQFYSQTTREGLFIARGDEILLDQFNIEEGWDEILLTMTVSNKNEPIQFENSVFVYHINQEWDWIIGYGMRKDLFSQEVLETQKYMILLSIVSLMFSIQAAIFIAHNISKPIKLLADLCDKISLGTPQEKITIKRNDEIGMLAQAFNNMMDKLQLNTAKLIEMTKLNEDILRNISTGIITTDQEGTITSLNPAAEGIFNSVQREETQNLALRERLQRQIGETLTSGKSINHIHVFEDDTEGSKIYVDVMTSLLKGETGKISGAICNFRDITERKRIENNMETLDRLTSMGQLAAGMAHEIRNPLAGMKTSVQVLQKRLLNENEASNKKLFDGLLFEIDRINQLITDLLNFAKPKRPRYEVVNIKDILERSLDLNNKGEIKKNIKIDIVDYSEELLCFVDGDQIQQIFLNIVKNAINALADKGTLTIILEGCQENHKEFAAIKFQDDGCGISPENIERIFDPFYTTNPQGTGLGLSVVYELVKENKGIIQVSSRVNKGTEFKLTFPLHQINEAI; via the coding sequence GTGAGATTTGATATAGAAAACAAAATCCTAATTCCATTTATGATTGTATTAGTTCTCTCCATTGTTACCTTGGGAATGGTTTCCTATTGGAATGGTTATCAATTGTTATTGACCAATGAAATTCAAAATCGATACTATCACCTAGAGGAAATTATTCTACATATTGAGGACATTCATTTGCAAGTCCTTGAAGGAAGGCTAAGTCTTGGAGAAGCCAAATTAAAAGTAATTCAGTTTTATAGTCAGACAACGAGAGAAGGATTATTTATTGCTAGAGGGGATGAAATACTGTTAGATCAATTTAACATTGAAGAGGGATGGGATGAAATACTGTTAACGATGACAGTGTCAAATAAAAATGAACCTATCCAATTTGAAAATAGTGTCTTTGTATATCACATCAATCAGGAGTGGGACTGGATAATTGGCTACGGTATGCGGAAGGATTTATTTTCACAGGAGGTTTTGGAGACACAAAAATATATGATTTTACTATCGATTGTTTCTTTAATGTTCTCAATACAGGCGGCTATTTTCATTGCCCACAATATTTCAAAGCCTATAAAGCTTCTGGCAGATTTATGTGACAAAATTAGCTTAGGAACTCCACAGGAGAAAATAACAATTAAAAGAAATGATGAAATTGGTATGTTAGCCCAAGCTTTTAACAATATGATGGATAAGCTTCAACTAAATACTGCTAAATTGATAGAGATGACAAAACTGAATGAAGATATTCTTAGAAATATTTCTACAGGTATTATTACTACTGATCAGGAAGGAACTATTACCTCATTAAACCCGGCAGCAGAAGGGATTTTTAATAGTGTTCAAAGGGAAGAAACCCAGAACCTAGCACTAAGGGAGAGGCTTCAGCGTCAGATTGGGGAGACACTAACATCAGGAAAAAGCATCAATCATATTCATGTCTTTGAAGATGATACAGAAGGTAGCAAAATATATGTGGATGTGATGACATCTTTGCTTAAGGGGGAGACGGGAAAGATAAGTGGTGCTATTTGTAATTTTAGAGATATTACTGAGCGAAAACGTATTGAAAACAACATGGAAACGCTAGATAGGCTTACATCTATGGGCCAATTGGCAGCTGGAATGGCCCATGAGATTCGAAATCCTTTAGCTGGCATGAAGACCAGTGTACAGGTTTTACAAAAAAGACTACTGAATGAAAATGAAGCTTCAAACAAAAAATTATTCGATGGTCTATTATTTGAAATTGATAGAATAAATCAACTTATTACTGATTTGCTTAACTTTGCTAAACCCAAGAGACCCCGCTATGAAGTAGTCAATATAAAGGACATATTGGAGCGATCTTTAGATTTAAACAATAAAGGAGAAATAAAGAAAAATATCAAGATAGATATCGTAGATTACTCAGAAGAATTATTGTGTTTTGTAGATGGAGATCAAATTCAGCAGATCTTTTTAAACATTGTTAAAAATGCCATCAATGCCTTAGCTGATAAAGGAACATTAACAATTATATTAGAGGGGTGTCAAGAAAACCATAAAGAATTTGCAGCAATAAAATTTCAAGACGATGGTTGTGGTATTTCACCTGAAAATATTGAGAGAATATTTGATCCCTTCTATACTACGAATCCTCAAGGAACGGGACTAGGACTTTCGGTTGTCTATGAGCTCGTTAAAGAAAACAAGGGGATTATTCAAGTAAGTAGTCGCGTTAATAAGGGGACTGAGTTTAAGCTAACTTTTCCTCTACACCAAATAAATGAAGCTATCTAA
- a CDS encoding sigma-54-dependent transcriptional regulator translates to MRKKILIIDDEEMIRISLKEGLMDLGYEVDTAKDGQEGLGKVDGFKPHAIFLDIRLPDINGLQLIKSIKEVDKDVEVVIMTAYGDVKTAVTSIKSGAFDYIHKPFDLEEMNIILIRLFDNLTLQKKIYLLEKEKLSKNHAILGDHQSIQEVLRKVAILSDSDDVTVLIRGETGTGKEVVASAIHENSCRKDAPMLKINCAAIPTQLMESELFGHEKNAFTGAIARKKGLVEIADGGTIFLDEIGELHYDMQTKLLRFLEERKFKRVGGLEDIEVDIRIIAATNKNLEEAIKQKEFREDLYYRLNVVPVELPPLRERGEDILLLANHYLKIYSKKFNKSILDFTEEAKEKLMTYPWKGNVRELINVIERMVILIDDTYIRCHHIPSEIRGEEKRSYDGEGYRQEDGSQLIPEGFSLEGLVKRVEKKYIKAALEISNKNHSKAAELLGISRFALKRKIEKYFHE, encoded by the coding sequence ATGAGAAAGAAAATATTGATTATAGATGATGAAGAAATGATTAGAATTTCTCTTAAAGAAGGCCTGATGGATCTAGGCTATGAAGTGGATACTGCAAAGGATGGCCAAGAGGGATTAGGGAAGGTAGACGGATTTAAACCCCATGCCATATTCCTTGATATTCGTTTACCGGATATAAATGGTCTGCAACTAATAAAGTCTATTAAAGAAGTAGATAAGGATGTAGAGGTGGTGATTATGACTGCCTACGGAGATGTAAAGACGGCGGTTACATCCATAAAAAGTGGTGCTTTTGATTATATCCATAAACCCTTTGATTTAGAAGAAATGAATATTATTTTAATCCGCTTGTTTGATAACCTCACATTACAGAAGAAAATTTATTTGCTAGAAAAAGAAAAATTATCTAAAAATCATGCTATTTTAGGAGACCATCAGTCCATACAGGAGGTTTTAAGAAAGGTAGCCATTTTATCCGACAGTGATGATGTAACTGTGCTAATACGGGGAGAGACTGGGACAGGAAAAGAGGTAGTAGCTTCAGCAATCCATGAAAACAGTTGTCGCAAAGATGCTCCCATGTTAAAAATCAATTGTGCTGCCATACCGACTCAACTGATGGAGAGTGAACTGTTTGGACATGAAAAAAATGCCTTTACTGGTGCGATAGCTAGAAAAAAGGGTTTAGTGGAAATCGCCGATGGTGGGACTATTTTCTTAGATGAAATTGGAGAATTGCATTATGATATGCAGACGAAGCTTTTACGTTTTCTTGAAGAACGAAAATTCAAAAGAGTAGGTGGACTTGAGGATATTGAAGTAGATATTAGAATAATTGCTGCCACCAATAAAAATCTTGAAGAGGCTATTAAACAGAAGGAATTTAGAGAAGATTTATACTATCGGTTAAATGTAGTACCTGTAGAGTTGCCGCCTTTGAGGGAGAGGGGAGAGGATATTCTTCTTTTAGCAAATCATTACTTAAAGATCTATAGTAAAAAATTCAATAAAAGCATTTTAGACTTTACAGAAGAAGCCAAGGAAAAGCTTATGACCTACCCTTGGAAAGGGAATGTTAGGGAGTTGATCAATGTTATCGAAAGAATGGTCATATTGATTGATGATACTTATATTCGATGTCATCATATACCCTCTGAAATCAGAGGTGAAGAAAAAAGATCCTATGATGGTGAAGGATATAGGCAAGAGGATGGATCTCAGCTTATTCCTGAAGGATTTTCCTTAGAAGGCCTTGTCAAAAGGGTAGAAAAAAAGTACATTAAAGCAGCTCTAGAGATTAGCAATAAAAATCATTCCAAAGCGGCAGAATTATTGGGCATAAGTCGATTTGCCTTAAAACGAAAAATAGAAAAATATTTTCATGAATAA
- a CDS encoding sodium:solute symporter family protein, producing the protein MNKSIIYLINFTLYSIILLFFGKGGFKRTKNTRDFFIAVNSLGLSASIFTFSATWFSAASMQGLTGSVYAYGYSIILYAVVPWFVGATFLVLLATRLKNYDIITVPQYFKIRYDSKWLQAMGGFVIVITYILYMIIQVRGFGIVISEFLDINYTFAIVLVYLFVIYTTFGGLFSVAKTDAFNFILIITGTILAAMLVLKGVNGLAFMHHEAIVVNTRPFPSFPHVTAKGALLDPFSKGALPPFFIFASFFGWGLGLATNPQYAIRITSAKDKGTAIKMICYSVLILAFLYLGLIIIGIGGRVLIPTIDSIYSVDEVFPYLINNVIYSPFSGIILISIMAAAISTANSQLLVAASGFSFDIYKNLINPNVEDDKLLTMNRIFIFVAGTISLVMSLNPPASLLIYGGYIWGVFSVTFLLPLYGGLFWEKATKEGAIWSFIGGLIILIVFMVRNHVFFSTSDTLIHPALPGVVGATAIFYTVSRYFYYTSKE; encoded by the coding sequence ATGAATAAATCCATTATTTATTTAATTAATTTTACCCTATACAGCATTATTTTACTTTTCTTTGGGAAGGGTGGATTTAAAAGGACAAAAAACACACGAGACTTTTTCATAGCGGTAAACAGCTTGGGTTTGTCGGCTAGTATTTTTACCTTTAGTGCAACCTGGTTTAGCGCGGCATCCATGCAGGGGCTTACGGGTTCAGTATATGCTTACGGATATAGTATTATTTTATATGCAGTTGTACCTTGGTTTGTTGGGGCAACCTTTCTTGTGCTGTTAGCTACGAGACTTAAAAACTATGATATTATCACTGTGCCACAATATTTTAAAATCCGATATGATAGTAAGTGGCTACAGGCCATGGGTGGGTTTGTTATTGTGATTACATATATACTCTATATGATTATTCAAGTCCGTGGCTTTGGAATTGTTATTTCTGAATTTCTAGATATCAATTATACCTTTGCTATTGTGTTAGTATATTTATTTGTAATCTATACTACCTTTGGAGGTTTATTTTCGGTGGCTAAGACCGATGCCTTTAACTTCATTTTAATTATTACGGGTACGATATTAGCAGCAATGCTTGTTCTAAAGGGTGTGAATGGTCTTGCATTTATGCATCATGAAGCTATTGTTGTTAACACGCGACCTTTTCCATCCTTTCCCCATGTAACTGCAAAAGGTGCCTTGTTAGATCCTTTTTCAAAGGGTGCCCTGCCTCCTTTTTTTATCTTTGCATCTTTTTTTGGTTGGGGATTAGGATTAGCCACAAACCCCCAGTATGCAATACGAATTACATCTGCTAAAGATAAAGGGACTGCTATTAAAATGATCTGTTATTCTGTGCTAATTCTTGCTTTTTTATATTTAGGACTAATTATTATTGGGATTGGAGGACGGGTTTTAATACCAACCATTGATTCTATTTATTCAGTAGATGAGGTATTTCCCTACTTGATTAACAATGTCATATACTCTCCCTTTAGTGGGATTATATTAATTTCCATTATGGCAGCCGCAATCTCTACTGCAAATTCTCAATTGTTGGTGGCGGCCAGTGGTTTTAGTTTTGATATCTATAAAAACCTGATCAATCCCAATGTAGAGGATGATAAGCTTTTGACCATGAACCGAATTTTTATTTTTGTTGCAGGAACCATTTCATTGGTGATGTCTTTAAATCCTCCAGCTAGTCTGCTGATTTATGGCGGCTATATTTGGGGTGTTTTTTCAGTAACCTTTCTATTACCTCTTTATGGAGGACTGTTCTGGGAAAAAGCAACGAAGGAAGGGGCAATCTGGTCCTTTATTGGGGGGTTGATCATACTAATAGTTTTCATGGTAAGAAATCATGTATTTTTTAGTACCAGCGATACATTAATACACCCAGCTTTGCCTGGGGTGGTGGGGGCCACAGCAATTTTTTACACTGTCAGTAGATATTTCTACTATACATCAAAGGAATAG
- a CDS encoding LamB/YcsF family protein: protein MYKVDLNSDIGESYGAYKLGMDEEVVEYITSANIACGWHAGDPLVMEKTVEAAAENNVAIGAHPGFPDLMGFGRRNMVITPQEAKSYTIYQLGALWAFAKARGLELQHVKPHGALYNMAAKDAALAGAIAEAIWQVDKNIILVGLANSRLTEAGEEKGLKVAHEVFADRAYNPDGSLVARSNPGAVIHDTDRAVARVVRMVKEGKVEAINGEDVEIKAHTICVHGDNQHALEFVNKIKEALLKEEIKVESMRNFIR from the coding sequence ATGTATAAAGTAGATCTAAATAGTGATATTGGTGAAAGCTATGGTGCCTACAAGCTAGGGATGGATGAAGAGGTTGTTGAGTATATCACTTCTGCCAACATTGCCTGTGGATGGCACGCAGGGGACCCCCTTGTGATGGAAAAAACGGTGGAGGCAGCAGCAGAAAATAATGTGGCTATAGGTGCCCACCCAGGATTTCCTGATTTAATGGGATTTGGTAGAAGAAATATGGTGATTACTCCCCAAGAAGCGAAGAGCTATACGATTTATCAGTTGGGAGCATTATGGGCCTTTGCAAAGGCACGGGGGCTAGAACTACAGCATGTTAAACCCCATGGAGCACTATACAATATGGCGGCCAAGGATGCTGCTTTAGCGGGTGCTATTGCGGAAGCAATTTGGCAGGTGGATAAAAACATCATTCTTGTTGGACTAGCCAATAGCAGGTTGACAGAAGCTGGAGAAGAGAAGGGTCTTAAGGTAGCCCATGAAGTCTTTGCTGATAGGGCATATAACCCAGATGGTTCCCTTGTGGCTAGAAGTAATCCGGGAGCAGTAATTCATGATACTGACAGGGCGGTAGCAAGGGTAGTAAGGATGGTGAAGGAAGGAAAAGTAGAGGCGATTAACGGTGAGGATGTAGAAATCAAAGCCCATACCATCTGTGTTCATGGTGACAACCAACATGCATTAGAATTTGTAAATAAAATTAAAGAAGCTTTGTTGAAGGAAGAGATTAAAGTAGAATCTATGAGAAACTTTATTAGATAA